The following proteins are co-located in the Candidatus Methanogranum gryphiswaldense genome:
- a CDS encoding DUF126 domain-containing protein: MMIKGRAISQGLVKGKVVKLDEAFSFLGGVDTVTGDLRVREGSNISGKVFVFTNGKGSTVGSFVMYDLMVHGKAPVAIINKLAETIVTTGAVISSIPMVDMIDTDLLREGDIVTVNGTDGSVCIESVSCIRTVSSAIVVNGRILVLHRPETARSFPGGHSLVAGKIEPGESPIEASIREIMEETQIPVGKPDKEMKPFFVREGNILWEVTPFIYRLDSAEPVLNNENVEFEWLTIEEIKKDPKMVVKTYDVLLKLLDP; encoded by the coding sequence ATGATGATCAAAGGAAGGGCGATATCTCAGGGACTTGTCAAGGGAAAGGTCGTAAAATTGGACGAAGCATTCAGTTTTCTTGGCGGTGTGGATACCGTTACAGGAGATCTGAGGGTCAGGGAAGGCAGCAACATCTCAGGTAAGGTTTTTGTTTTCACCAACGGAAAAGGAAGTACAGTGGGTTCGTTCGTAATGTATGATCTGATGGTTCATGGTAAGGCGCCTGTTGCGATCATAAATAAACTGGCGGAGACGATCGTCACGACCGGAGCCGTAATCTCGTCGATCCCTATGGTGGATATGATAGATACAGACCTTTTGAGGGAGGGAGATATTGTTACTGTTAATGGTACCGATGGTTCCGTTTGTATCGAGAGCGTCAGTTGTATAAGGACGGTATCTTCTGCCATTGTTGTCAATGGGAGGATCCTGGTCCTACACAGGCCGGAAACGGCCAGGTCGTTTCCAGGAGGGCACTCGCTTGTTGCTGGCAAGATAGAACCAGGGGAGTCCCCGATCGAGGCCTCTATAAGAGAGATAATGGAGGAAACTCAGATACCTGTTGGAAAACCAGACAAGGAGATGAAGCCTTTCTTTGTGAGAGAAGGCAACATTCTGTGGGAGGTCACGCCATTCATATACAGATTGGATTCTGCAGAACCTGTTTTGAACAATGAGAATGTAGAGTTTGAGTGGCTTACGATAGAAGAGATAAAGAAAGATCCCAAGATGGTCGTAAAGACATATGATGTTCTTCTCAAACTTCTTGATCCGTGA
- a CDS encoding aconitase X catalytic domain-containing protein has product MELTKEEQSILDGEKGEGVQKAMELVVALGKVYGAKNLVNITSAHLSGASYKTIGDGGLKYLEDIVASGAKVSVLSTLNPVGMDRKRWKEMHIKSDFAEKQLKIIELYGSMGIKTTCSCTPYVGDNVPKFGDHIAWAESSALSFANSYIGARTNREGGPGALAAAIIGKTANYGLHLDENRKPTVIIDAEIDGSVFSHSMLGQAVGMAIGSGVPYFKGISPVLEDVKTMAAAMAASGSVALFHVEGVTPEANKFDITGLETIKIGKEELKKAYDKLNTADDVQLIALGCPHLTVKEMKDIAALLKGKKKNNKDVEIWFCTSASIRDQCPEEVRIMEKFGPVLADTCMVVSPIEGTFQRTGTDSAKAGNYLPTLCSQKAMCHDISSLLKVIS; this is encoded by the coding sequence ATGGAACTCACCAAGGAAGAGCAGTCAATTCTTGATGGCGAGAAAGGCGAAGGTGTGCAAAAGGCCATGGAATTGGTCGTTGCGCTTGGAAAGGTTTATGGTGCGAAGAATCTGGTGAATATAACTTCTGCACATTTATCCGGAGCATCATATAAGACCATCGGAGATGGTGGTCTGAAGTATCTCGAGGATATTGTGGCCAGTGGCGCCAAGGTATCTGTATTGTCAACATTGAATCCTGTGGGAATGGACAGGAAAAGATGGAAAGAGATGCATATAAAGTCTGATTTTGCTGAGAAACAGCTCAAGATAATCGAACTCTATGGCAGTATGGGAATAAAGACGACATGTTCCTGCACACCATATGTTGGGGACAACGTTCCCAAGTTCGGGGATCATATCGCATGGGCAGAATCATCTGCTCTTTCTTTCGCAAATAGTTACATTGGAGCAAGGACAAACCGTGAGGGGGGTCCAGGGGCATTGGCCGCGGCAATAATAGGAAAGACAGCGAATTATGGGCTTCATCTTGATGAGAACAGGAAACCCACGGTCATAATCGATGCTGAAATAGATGGATCTGTATTCAGTCATTCCATGCTTGGTCAGGCGGTCGGTATGGCTATCGGAAGCGGCGTACCATATTTCAAAGGCATATCTCCAGTTCTGGAGGACGTTAAGACCATGGCCGCCGCAATGGCAGCATCTGGTTCAGTAGCATTGTTCCACGTAGAAGGAGTTACGCCTGAGGCCAACAAATTCGACATCACCGGTCTGGAGACCATCAAGATCGGCAAAGAGGAATTGAAGAAGGCATACGATAAGCTCAATACGGCAGATGATGTTCAGTTGATAGCTCTCGGATGTCCACATCTTACTGTCAAAGAGATGAAAGATATCGCTGCATTGCTCAAAGGAAAAAAGAAAAATAACAAGGACGTTGAGATATGGTTCTGTACGTCTGCATCCATCAGAGATCAGTGTCCTGAGGAAGTAAGGATAATGGAGAAGTTCGGACCTGTATTGGCGGATACATGCATGGTTGTTTCTCCGATAGAGGGAACATTCCAGCGTACAGGAACAGATTCTGCAAAAGCAGGCAATTATTTACCCACACTCTGTTCACAAAAAGCGATGTGCCATGACATATCATCGCTTCTGAAGGTGATCTCATGA
- a CDS encoding 30S ribosomal protein S27ae, which yields MAAAAKAKAPAKKAVKSKAKKDAYKIDGIKLIRTKPSCPKCGPGVFMATHKDRVSCGNCGYTEFSKKE from the coding sequence ATGGCAGCAGCAGCAAAAGCAAAAGCACCAGCTAAAAAAGCGGTAAAATCAAAGGCAAAGAAAGATGCGTACAAGATCGACGGCATCAAGTTAATCAGGACCAAACCCTCGTGCCCGAAGTGTGGACCCGGGGTCTTCATGGCGACGCACAAGGATCGTGTTTCTTGCGGGAACTGCGGTTACACCGAGTTCAGCAAGAAAGAATGA
- a CDS encoding 30S ribosomal protein S24e, producing MKMEIKEQKKNPLMKRAEVYFTLEHVGQSTPGRNVIAEELSKKLKTKRNCVVIDSVESVYGIGKSEGYAKVYDSKEAALEFESEYLLKRNGIEKEAAPAAPAKE from the coding sequence ATGAAGATGGAAATTAAAGAGCAGAAAAAGAACCCTCTGATGAAGAGAGCAGAGGTTTACTTCACATTAGAGCATGTCGGACAGTCAACTCCCGGCAGGAATGTAATCGCGGAAGAGCTTTCAAAGAAGCTCAAGACAAAGAGAAACTGTGTAGTCATAGATTCGGTCGAGTCCGTTTACGGAATCGGGAAATCAGAAGGATACGCAAAGGTTTACGATTCCAAAGAGGCAGCACTCGAGTTCGAGAGTGAATATCTCTTGAAGAGGAATGGAATCGAGAAAGAGGCAGCACCCGCGGCGCCCGCTAAGGAGTGA